The stretch of DNA TAACCAAataataaaggttctggaatttcaagttttcatatttctaatattctttgtatctgtgttcttggtaaacaaaaacatcattcctTTTTGTTTGATGGGACATTAAAAGATGATatacacagtgcattcaaaaagttccgggactattttttaaaacaaagaaaaaacaagATACTCAAATGATTAGATATTAGTTTTCTACATATAGGCCTTCTCTTTCCACACAAAATTTTGAGCGTTCGTAGAGGTGTCGGAAGGCGCGTTTAGACTGCTCAGCAGGTATGGAGTCACAATTCGTTGAATGTCTGGAACATCGTCAAAACGGTCCCCTTTCAAACCATTCTTTAGCTtgggaaacaagaaaaagtctGCCGGGGCGAGGTCCTGAGAATAGGGGGATGCGTGGTAACAGTCACCTTCCGTTTTACTAGAAACTGCACTAACAAAATACCGGTAGGCGCGGGCGCATTGTCATGAAGCAAAAACCATTCTCCAGATCGGTATTGGTCGGGCCGCACGCGCCGTATCCGTGCCAAAAACCGTTCCAGGACACTTTTGTAGAAGACTGCATTCACTATTCGCCCTGGAGGCACAAAATTTGATGGCGGCTCGCTGCTTCATAATTAAAATTGTGACGCGACAAAAAATCACCGCGTTACTCTTATCAGCCAAAACTAGCTACTGAATCGAGATAGCGCTTCACGGTTGAAACGCCAGAAACGCTGGCCAGAAGTTGGCGGAAAGTAGTTCGCGGTTTGGAGCAGAGATACCGCCACTTCCCGATTTTAGCGCGCGgtagtcccggaactttttgaatgcactggGTAAAAGGATTCCTAGGAACTTCCTGcaacttgttttcttgtcgatattgtttaGTATacatattataaaaaaattatccgAAGCtgtaaatgtaaaaataatcataagccaccgattagtttacagtttacagtttacaattcttctaCAAGTGCAATTCATTTACAAATGTATATGTGTGACAATTGTATTTAGCGAATCACTATACGAAagtcatttatattttgcttttacaagtatgaatctaacgacaaatatatcgacgaataatatatgaatccgttcaatccggtaaCAAAAAAGGCTAAaaccaaataagaatagtccgttaataatcttatgcattatattaaataaacaatctaagccactaacattaatttaaacattttattgaacaatattctaaaataggaaaaaaaagtcacttgtccaacaAAGTTGCTTCTATACTCGCggcggtgtgtcagaccgaaagtggtaaaaaaaagtgatacacgtccccttcgtaccaacacatacgatacgctaaacgatggcgaacgacgaataacgaagctagagggaatcgcaaagtcgtagtgttgatgtcttcggagaaatgaacgaattattgatttctcggtctcacAGATCAAGTCATTTTTTATATGTTATGAATGAAGCAATGTAAAATGATTATTTTCtaacttttgacgtgggactacgtctaaccggagtatatggggggtaaaatgaaaacctaaacatagaacatgcaggaaaaactgcaagatttcgaatgcttataactcgaacatttcttactggatcggaaagatgtttgcatcaattgatacggaatatttcaacgcttctatcgcaattaataaaatgttattttttattagataaacaatcgaataactataaaatgttgagcgttatctaaacgccctaactacctcgttttgattggtccgatttacggtttccccaacacagccatcataacatAGCAGCCttaggaaaatcggcattgcaaacacatgcaaATATGGGGATATTTGTTCGCACCGAAAtgcgttccctaacacagacttcaaaaccaagcagcgttagagaaatcagcattgtaaatacatgaaagtcgggggtatttttgttccgactgaaatgtgtttccctaacacagatgttAGGATTACAACTAACAGCAAAGACCCCTCGACCGTTCGCCTAACGCATGCATTGCCAACATTTACACACAAGACATACAAAACAATAGTGAATTCCACACAAAGAAAAAAAGGTTCAATTACAACAATAGGATACACAGAGtaaacacataagttattataATACCCTAAAATTTGCAGGCAAAGTTTCCTAAACGCTGAATAAGTGAAATTGTATTATTGCTGTTTATTGTTATTTGTGAAGATTAAAACTTCGAGCTAACTTTGAGCAAAAATCAAGTTTGCTTCGGGGAATCCGAATCTTCAGCAACAAAATCTCGAAGTTTTATGGTCGAGAAATAATGCATCGGAGATCCAACGTTCGTCAAACGAGATCCCAAGCGAGGGCGTTGCGAGAGCGACAAGCAAACCTCCACATCGGCAGCGACCAAGCGCTATTGCGTGATCCAGCTAAAGATAACACCCGCGTTAAGTTATCTTCCGACAATGAACGCGCAGAAGCGTTCGATTGTGCTGGATGTCAGCGACCGAACAATAGTGAACCAATGGTGCGATGTCGAGATTGTCAGTGCTATTGGCACTATTCATGTGCGAATGTGAATTCAACAACAGTTCAAATGGAACCATTCGTCTGCGCAACATGCATTCAACCAATCCGTTTTGCCCCAATTCGTCCCTCTTCTAGTGCCTTGAGTACCCACAGTGTACGACAAACACGAATATCCCGTGAACTAGAGAGGTTGGAGGAAGAGAGACAATTGGAGGAACAAATTCATCGGGAACGAGTCGAGCAGGAGAAATTGCTCCAAGAAAGGGCTAGACGAGAAACACTTGATCGGCAACGGCAATTCATTGCCCGTAAATATGAGATCTTGAGTCAAGGGGATGAAGATAACGACGATCTGAGGAGTGGTAGTAGTAGTTTTCGCAATAGTAAAATCCAGAACTGGCTGGATGAACAAGCAGTTTCTGCGGTCCTCAAACAATCAACTCCGCGCACTCCAAAAGAAGCCACTGGTGGACAAAATATTCGTATACTCAACTTAGCGGACCAGCTAGCCGCAGTAATGGATGTCGAGACCACTGGTAGCATAACTATGGAAGACTCGCTTGGCCAAAGAGATGAAGGTGCACACGCTGTGGAACGTAAATTACTCCAGGATCCTGTCTACCCTCCGTTATCACCGGTAAACGTTCGAACCTACTACGAGTTCTTAGAGGAACCTACAACGGGGGCCATTCCTAAGGTGATCAAGAATGAGACGTTGTACGAAAAGTGGCGGTCTGAAACTCACAATATTCGGAGACTTCAGGATTTAAAGGCAGAGCACAAGAAGGAAAATGATATACGACGGAATCGTGAATTGGATTTAATTGAGCAGATGAAGCAGATGGAGCTTCAGAAGCGAGAAGAACTGGAGGATCAACGAGCGAAAGAGGCTGATCTGAAAGCGAAACTAGAGCAGCGGGAACGTGAACAGGCGCTCATTGAGGAGAGGAAACAGAACGAGATGGCCGCAGTGCAGAACGAACTGAAGCAGCTGAGGACAATCGAGCAGCGGTTCCTGCAGCAGAACTATTTTCATGGACAGCAGCAGATGGTTGACGGCCACTTAAGTGGGACTGAATTTGTTCCAGATGGATTGTGTCCAAGGTTTCATCAGCGAGCAGCATCAGTGATAAATGTGCAGTCATCGGTAGCGAACAACCGACTAGCAGGAACAGTAGGTAACACCCCCGTACCCCCTTCGTACCAACATGCCACCGGTGAGCGGCTATTCAAATTCGGAGAATCTACTTCGTTTGCAACGAAGTCTCAAAGGTCGTGCCAGAGAGGCGGTTAGCAGCTTTCTACTTCATCCCACAACGATACCTCAAGTGATATCAACGCTGCAAACTCTGTTTGGGAGACCCGAACATATCATCCACAACATGATTTCGAAAGTGCGAGCAATCCCTGCACCGAGGGCGGACCGACTCGAATCGCTTGTGAGCTTCGGTCTTGCGGTGCAAAATCGGTGTGGACATCTAAAGGCGATCCGGCTGGAGAAACACCTGTCGAACCCCATGCTGTTGCAAGAATTGGTCGATAAGCTACCGGCTAATGTTAAACTTAGTTGGGCGCTACACCAGGAGCAGGTGCCGATGGTCGACCTCAGTGTGTTCGGCGAATACATGGGGAAGATTGTATCAGCCACTAGCAGTGTAACCGGTTTCAGCACATTCTCGCAGAAACCATCGAAGGATTCCCGATCCAACGAGAAAGCTTACGTGAACTCTCATACGACTTCAAATGAACGAGTAGGCGAACGTGACGAGAACGCATTCAATCATTTTTCAGACAAACAAACAACAGGAAACAATATGTGCCCGGCATGTGGAGTTGGAATTCATCAGGTGGCGCGATGTCTGTCCTTCAAAAGACTTTCTCTCGACGATAGGTGGAAACTGGTAAAAGAATACAAACTCTGTCGTCGCTGTCTAACGCCACACGTTCGGTGGCCTTGCAAAGGAGAAGCCTGTGGGATCAACGGTTGTCAGAAAAAACATCACCGTCTTCTGCATTCGGACTGTCCGTTAGCAGCAACATCATCAACCcaaaaatcaacgaacgcgacTGTTACGGTTCATCGTCAAGTCAGCTCATCTACATTGTTCCGAGTTCTTCCGGTGACGTTATATGGGAAAAATGGCCAGGTTAACACATTGGCATTTCTCGATGACGGCTCATCAATCACTCTGGTTGAACAGTCGTTGGTTAATGAACTTGGAGTGAACGGCCCATCGGCATATTTGTGCATTCAGTGGACGGGGGGtgtgaagaaacaaattgcagATACAAACCGAATACAACTCCAGATTTCCGCAGTAGGTAGCAATAAGCGCTTCAAACTTGGGCGTATACTGTGGAAGATCTTGGACTCCCAGAACAGTCCTTGGACTTCAGCGACATGTCTTCACGATTCAAACACCTCGAAGGCTTGCCGGTACAGAGTTTTGACGCAGCAGCACCGGGAGTTCTAATTGGCTTAAACAACACACACTTGTTGTCTACACTCAAGCTTCGCGAAGGTCGACCAAATGAACCGATAGAGACGAAAACGCGTATTGGCTGGTCAGTTTACGGAAGTCAGCGTGGAACTGAAGGCAATATGCAGCATCGACAGTTACACATTTGTGCGAAGACAGTCGACGAAAATCTGCATGATTACGTGAAGAATTTTTTCTCCGTTGAAAGCCTTGGAGTAGCACTTGTCCCTCAGGTGGAAGGAGTCGACGAACAACGAGCTCGTAGAATCCTAGAAGAGACCACGGTGCGTACGACTAGTGGAAGACTTCAAACAGGACTGATATGGAAGTATGATGGAGTAGAATTTCCTGATAGTCGACCTTTGGCGGAGAAGAGGTTGAGGTGCTTAGAGAAGCGGCTGTCCAGGGATCCTGTACTGTACAGCAAAGTTCGTCAGCAAATGTCAGACTACTTGGAGAAAGGCTATTCACACAAAGCAACCGTCGAGGAATTGAGTCGCTTCGATCCACGTCGCACATGGTATCTCCCTATCGGTATAGTTCTCAATCCCAGAAAACCGGACAAGGTGAGAGTAATCTGGGACGCTGCAGCCAAAGTCGAAGGTATTTCATTGAATTCGATGCTGCTAAAGGGCCCAGATCTTCTAACTTCGCTTCTGTCTGTATTGTTCGGGTATCGTGAACGTGAGGTGGCAATTTCTGGAGATCTTAAAGAAATGTTCCATCAACTTCTTATCCGGGAGGAAGATCGTTGCGCGTTACTGTTCCTATGGAGAAACTATCCAGAGATGCCAATCGAAGTCATGGTGATGAATGTTGCGATCTTCGGCGCGTCGTGTTCCCCAACACAAGCTATATTTGCAATGAACCTGAACGCTGAGGAAAACGAAGTCGACCACCCAAGGGCAGCCATCGCAATCAAGCACCATCACTATATGGACGACTATTTGGATAGTGTCGATACGGACGTGGAGGCTGTTAAGTTGGCATTGGAAGTAGCGGAAGTTCACTCAAAGGCTGGCTTCGAAATCAGGAATTGGTTGTCGAACAAGAAGACGGTGCTTGAAAAAATCGGCGAAGTCAATCCTAAGTCCGTAAAATGCTTCACTACCGACAAGGAAATGGACAAAGAGAGACTCCTTGGGATGATCTGGCTGCCGGAAGAAGACGTATTTTCGTTTGCGCTCAGTTTCCGGGAAGACCTGCTGAAAATAGTATCAGGAGAAACAATTCCGACTAAACGGGAAATGCTAAAAGTTACAATGAGCATCTTTAATCCTCTAGGTATCGTGGCAGCCTTCGTTATACACGGGAAGGTTCTTGTTCAAGATGTCTGGAGGTCCAAAATCGATTGGGATGAAAAAATTCCCTGGGAAATCTTCTGCCGTTGGAAACAGTAGCTTGCTGTGCTCCGCAAGATGAATACAGTCAAAGTCGATCGCTGTTATTTCCCAGGGTACAACCCTGACTGCTATAACTCCTTGAATCTGCACGTCTTCATAGACGCTGGCGAGGAAGCCTACGCTGCAGCAGCCTATTTTCGCGTTGTGGACAATGGTCGTGTTCGTTGTATTCTGGTGTCTTCGAAGACGAAAGTCGCTCCACTCCAACCCCTCTCCATACCTAGATTGGAGTTGCAAGCCGCAGTACTTGGGGCTCGTTTGCGGAAGACGATTGAGCAGAAGCATTCGCTCAAAATTCAACGCACCTTTTTCTGGAGCGACTCCTCTACAGTCATCGCATGGATTAAATCGGACGCTCGTCGCTATAGACAATTCGTGGCCTTTCGAGTTAATGAAATCCTCAGCCTGTCATCCGTTCAAGAGTGGCGGTGGGTGCCCACAAAACTCAACGTTGCTGACGAAGCCACTAAGTGGGGAAAAGGACCATCTTTTGATCCAGACAGCCGATGGTATCGTGGACCTAAATTTCTGTATGACAGCGAACACGAATGGCCAAGGGATTGCAGAGAAGAAAATAGCACTACAGCGGAGGAACTTCGTTCAGCTTTTGTTCATAAACATCACGTTATCGAGCAAGTGGTAAAGCGATTTTCTCGGTTGGAACGACTACTACGGAGCATGGCTTACGTCGTGCGATTCATCGACAACGGAATCCGGTTGATCAGAGAAAAACCGTTGCAGTTGGACGCGTTAACTACGGAGGAGCTGCAGAACGCCGAACGGTGTCTATGGCGAATTGCTCAGAGCGATGAATTCCCGGATGAAGTGGCAGTGTTCAAACATAATCTTCAGTCGGACCCAACACATCGTCGTAAACTGGATCGAAATAGTCCCCTGAAAAAACTCACTCCAGCAATCGACGAGTTCAACGTACTTCGTGTTGACGGTCGTATTCAGGAAGCAGATTTCGTTGACTACGACACCAGAAACCCAATCATCCTGCCTAGAGGACATCCGGTAACCGACCTCCTACTGGACTGGTATCATCGAAAAATCCAGCATGCAAATGATGAAACAGTAGTAAATGAAGTCAGGCAGCGTTTCTACATACCGAAGCTGAGAGTACAGGTGCGATTGGTGAGGAAACGATGTATGTGGTGCCGAGTGTATAAGGCAGCCCCGGCTGCACCCAGAATGGGACCACTTCCAAAAGCCAGACTGATGCCTTTCCATCGTCCGTTCACTATGGTTGGAATTGATCTTTTTGGACCTTACATCATCCGACCACCGACAGGAAGAAGTTCCCTGAAACGGTGGGTCGTTTTATTCACCTGCTTGACAACCAGGGCGGTGCACTTGGAGATTGCAGCCAACTTATCGACGGATTCCTGCAAGAAAGCGATTCGTCGATTCATCGGCCGCAGAGGTGCTCCACTTGAAATCTACTCGGACAACGGGACAAATTTTGTCGGTGCGAGTAGAGAGCTAGTGAAGGAAATTAAAATTATCAATAAGGATATCAGCAGCACGTTCACCGACACCCAGACTCAGTGGCGGTTTAATCCGCCGTCCGCACCACACATGGGGGGATGCTGGGAAAGGATGGTGCGTTCAGTAAAAGCCGCTTTGGGAGCTCTCCCAACCGTTCGCACACTCGACGAGGAGTCATTCGCAACTGTACTCGTTGAGGCGGAGTTCATGGTCAACTCAAGACCTCTCACTTTCGTCCCGCTGGAAACCGCTGAACACGAGTCGCTCACACCAAACCACTTCCTCCTCCTCAGCTCACCAGGGGTACGACAGCCGATCAAGACTCCTGTGGACGAAAAAGCCGCAATCCAAAACAGCTGGAACATGATTCAGAACACGCTTGATCAAATTTGGCGGCGATGGGTCAACGAATACCTCCCAACCATTACTCGAAGGACTAAGTGGTTCGAAAATATCAGACCTATACGAGAGGGTGAGCTAGTTGTATTAGTCGACAATAATGTTAGGAATCGGTGGCTAAGGGGTCGGGTGGTACGAACATATCCAGGTAAAGATGGTACAGTACGAAGGGTTGATGTACAGACATCCGGCGGCATTATATCACGACCGGTCATCAAACTAGCTGTTCTCGATGTGAAGGCAGAATGTGACGCCGAAGCAGGAGTTCTGGCGACACAAGGGGGGGAATGTTAGGATTACAACTAACAGCAAAGACCCCTCGACCGTTCGCCTAACGCATGCATTGCCAACATTTACACACAAGACATACAAAACAACAGTGAATTCCACACAAAGAAAAAAAGGTTCAATTACAACAATAGGATACACAGAGtaaacacataagttattataATACCCTAAAATTTGCAGGCAAAGTTTCCTAAACGCAGAATAAGTGAAATTGTATTATTGCTGTTTATTGTTATTTGTGAAGATTAAAACTTCGAGCTAACTTTGAGCAAAAATCAAGTTTGCTTCGGGGAATCCGAATCTTCAGCAACAacagacttcagaatcaaggtgtctgaggaaattggcattgcatatttatgcaggtcaggggtatttttgttccgactgaaatgtgtttgcctaataaAAACTTCTAAACCGAGGTGtgtggggaaatcggcgttgcaaatacatgcaaatcggggtcatttttgttctgactgaaatgtgtttgcttaacatagacatcaaaaccaagatgtcatcataccaaacgtaaaaggaccgtcattaaattcacttgtaacgaagaacataatctattgcatgaattgaccttacatggcattatacaatcttttactcacaaagcaaatatattgaattcaattgaattcggaaattgtttcattcaatcaaaaatttaatcaatacaaactaatgattgctaagctaaggtagtcccacgtcaacctagcgttatatcatagatataacctccCCATTTTttcagcgtagaaagaatacttgaaaccaggaaatttgaagaaaaattgaattttttcttgaaaatttaacgatttttaaacaaaaataaacaaaacaacatgaaattttttttggtatgaaattctttcaaatttgttataaaaaaccgaatttttcatcaaatttccaGGATTCAAGTATTCTTTTCACTTTGAAAAGGTAAGAAAaccatcattttacaatgtggtatgtatattatgaagaatggcttggtataagtgttataacattattttgtttaagataggtaaacgatgagtagcatgtgttgcgctaaaaatactgcaaatctatttcgtatcggcccctacataatcaacgATATCatccaacttaatatgatatcgatttagGCGCCATTATCCACATTATTAATAACCTGTATGCactatcaaacttaaaattttcgaagattatctatgactggACAAATCGCGTGTTTCAAACTATCGTAAATATACAAGCTCTagctttcttaccatatactgatgacatttaatggttgaaatgaatttaaatagaaataaaatgaccGAATCATGCTTTCAAGTGCGTAGAATAatcaaacatcatcacttttgtggttctgaactctaatgtaaGAGTCGCATGAGTTCATTCGGCTTTTCGTAAATACGTCAACTGAGCAAAttcacgaattaaaaaaaactgagcaaAATCTGATACACCAAGATTTAAAATGGCTTTCCTAATCTGGCGACATCTATGTGTGATAACATTATGACACTATTCATGTAATTAACACAATCATAGCTGTCCGTATGCTCCCTACCTTTCGATATTGTACATTCATCGTATAACAAACTCTTCTTTCCCGTGCAAGAGAAAGAGACAGCAGCTGTGGCGTCGCCTGTGATTCCCTGCGTATGTTCACAATACAGCCGTATCCATTCAACAAACGCACGTGTGTTTGAGAACCGTTTCTTTACACAAACCGTCATCGCGTGTTTGATTAGTCATAGAGCCCGTGTGATCGCCGCAgtgtaatttgctattttcttCCAGTCAAGCCCGTGGGTCTTTTCGGCTCGGTTCGCCGTTAGTTGGTGTGTTAGTGCACCATCCCTACCGAGAGTGACCACGCGATCCGTGAATACCAAAAAGAAGACCAAGAGTAATTATTAGACAAGAAAAATATCGATTTGGAAGCAAATTGTTCGTCAATCGGTCGTTCAGAATTCGTGGAAGATGTCCCACTAATGCAGTTTAGAAATAAGCAACATTTTCCTGTTTTCGGTAGTTTTTTTTCGTCTTCTCAATATGGGATTCTTTTCGTGGGTGTGAACTTGGATGAATAGTGTTCGGAGTCTTCCCTTGTGCTCCCCGAAACCCCGAGTTCAGTGAAGAAAGTGTCGGAGTGAATTGCTGGCACTGATTAGCGGTCCCGTCTCCATATTCCTCTCCGGCAAATGTGTGAATCAACATCCGAGGTCATCAGTTGTGTAGTGTAGAAGATAATCAAAATTGTGCCGCAAAATCAGCGCTGCTGCAACGACGACGTTGTCTACCAACATAAGCTCCCTCAGTGTGTGATAATTGTCGTTCTCGACCCAGAGTGTAATGGAGCTGCTTCGCACAATCACGGATACGTTTTGGTCTACCAAAATATGGTTACCTCCAAACATCACTTGGGAGGATATCCAACCGGGTGTCCGGCCGGATGTAAACCATGCCGACTATCGGCATCTCGTTTATCCCATTCCATTGGCAGCCATTATGTTGGTGATAAGATACTTCATTGAACGGTAACGGAACGATGTTATCCATAtgcatgtatatatatatatatatagttcgtAAAGCCGAGAGAACGAGTGATATGGCCGATAAGCTCGAACAGTTACCTATACCAGCCGCACATAACCTCCACTTTCGCGAACGGTTCATTTTCCCTCTGTTTGCTGTTGCTTTCTTTGCCCCACTGACAATCGTGGTGAACAGTGGAATATGGGCGTATTTCGATGGACAAAATTCAATGTATGGCCCATGACAGTAAAGATACCGTTCTTTTCTCTAAATTTGCGTAGTTTGATTATCTAACAATCATATCAATAACATACAAATTTCTGGCTTGACCCCACCCGGATTCTTCTCAGTAACATAAACATAGGGGTACCATTGTTGATGATTTTATGATGAGCTTGGCTTTCCACTTCCAAAAATAACATCTGCTGCTCATCGGTATCATAAATACTCTTTCTAGCAATAAATCGATTGAGTCAATTAAGAGTGTGCTTCGATGAGAGAATCTATCCTGACACAGATATGATATAAGGTCAATGTTTTAGGGGATGAACGTATGGATTGGAATGCGAGTCAATTATTAGAATTGACATTCCTGCCAATGCCAAGCggacaaaaatggaagtaaaaaaaggaaaaaaaaatacttaagaGGCTGAGAACACATAACATTAAACGCGTAGGTTTTATTCTCGTGGTTGAATACTTCGTCCAATTTGGGCAACCGGGAAccacttgaaaaaaatacaaaactaaACCATCAACACGCAACACTCGATTGAGGGTTTCAGATTGGTCGCAATCACACATAGTCGTTAAAAATTTCTCTAAACTAT from Toxorhynchites rutilus septentrionalis strain SRP chromosome 3, ASM2978413v1, whole genome shotgun sequence encodes:
- the LOC129774105 gene encoding uncharacterized protein LOC129774105; translation: MNTVKVDRCYFPGYNPDCYNSLNLHVFIDAGEEAYAAAAYFRVVDNGRVRCILVSSKTKVAPLQPLSIPRLELQAAVLGARLRKTIEQKHSLKIQRTFFWSDSSTVIAWIKSDARRYRQFVAFRVNEILSLSSVQEWRWVPTKLNVADEATKWGKGPSFDPDSRWYRGPKFLYDSEHEWPRDCREENSTTAEELRSAFVHKHHVIEQVVKRFSRLERLLRSMAYVVRFIDNGIRLIREKPLQLDALTTEELQNAERCLWRIAQSDEFPDEVAVFKHNLQSDPTHRRKLDRNSPLKKLTPAIDEFNVLRVDGRIQEADFVDYDTRNPIILPRGHPVTDLLLDWYHRKIQHANDETVVNEVRQRFYIPKLRVQVRLVRKRCMWCRVYKAAPAAPRMGPLPKARLMPFHRPFTMVGIDLFGPYIIRPPTGRSSLKRWVVLFTCLTTRAVHLEIAANLSTDSCKKAIRRFIGRRGAPLEIYSDNGTNFVGASRELVKEIKIINKDISSTFTDTQTQWRFNPPSAPHMGGCWERMVRSVKAALGALPTVRTLDEESFATVLVEAEFMVNSRPLTFVPLETAEHESLTPNHFLLLSSPGVRQPIKTPVDEKAAIQNSWNMIQNTLDQIWRRWVNEYLPTITRRTKWFENIRPIREGELVVLVDNNVRNRWLRGRVVRTYPGKDGTVRRVDVQTSGGIISRPVIKLAVLDVKAECDAEAGVLATQGGEC